In a genomic window of Tachysurus vachellii isolate PV-2020 chromosome 13, HZAU_Pvac_v1, whole genome shotgun sequence:
- the sash3 gene encoding SAM and SH3 domain-containing protein 3, with translation MLRRRPSNASEKEQGQVQKKKLTLQRSSSFKDFMKPKPSSPVVNPELTLGESLPEGEVHENSEKQSGKLGKKWRNAITRTMTRKTSKMVQKVLAEEGIESSEDSSASPISPNDWTPDLIAGNRISVCSNSSEDTIHSPLCRQFSGCGDRQSLDSGFSQRDNMDSNYNGPFCGRARVHTDFTPSPYDIDSLKLQKGDIIQIIEKPPAGTWTGKLNNKVGSFKFIYVTMLPEENTPPRRKRCHSHGRCNKPKPKTLEEVLERIGLKDLESLLSMHGFQSLEDFSGLKESHLNELNITDPEQRTKILTAAELLHDSEGESDDEEKDRPEEKVDMPRDSGCYESTENLANGREETETEPKTKPAVDKDVETDTQLEAVQEKLQDLTVEEEES, from the exons ATGTTACGACGGAGACCGTCAAATGCCTCAGAGAAGGAGCAAGGCCAGGtgcagaagaagaag tTGACACTGCAGAGGTCCAGCAGCTTTAAAGACTTCATGAAGCCCAAGCCATCTTCACCTGTGGTAAATCCTGAGCTGACCCTGGGAGAGTCG CTGCCAGAGGGTGAAGTTCATGAGAACTCTGAAAAACAAAGTGGAAAGCTGGGGAAGAAATGGAGGAACGCCATCACTCGCACCATGACCCGGAAGACATCCAAGATGGTACAGAAAGTTCTTGCAGAGGAAGGG ATTGAGAGTTCAGAGGACAGCTCAGCTTCTCCTATATCTCCTAATGACTGGACTCCAGACCTGATTGCTGGGAACCGGATATCTGTGTGTTCCAACAGTTCAGAAGACACCATACATTCTCCTCTGTGTCGTCAATTCTCAGGAT GTGGGGACAGGCAAAGTCTGGACAGTGGCTTCAGTCAGAGAGACAATATGGACAGCAATTATAATGGCCCGTTTTGTGGCAGGGCCCGTGTGCACACAGACTTCACCCCCAGTCCTTACGACATAGACTCCCTCAAACTACAG AAAGGCGATATCATACAGATAATTGAGAAGCCACCAGCAGGCACCTGGACTGGAAAGCTCAACAATAAAGTGGGCTCCTTCAAGTTCATATACGTCACCATGCTCCCAGAAGAGAACACACCACCGAGGAGGAAGCGATGCCATAGTCATGGACGGTGCAATAAACCCAAACCAAAAACGCTGGAAGAGGTTTTGGAAAGGATTGGACTAAAA gACCTTGAATCTCTCCTCTCCATGCATGGTTTTCAAAGTTTGGAGGACTTTAGCGGACTGAAGGAATCCCACCTGAATGAGCTGAACATCACAGATCCTGAGCAGCGCACCAAGATACTGACAGCAGCTGAACTGCTTCACGATT CTGAGGGAGAGTCTGATGATGAAGAGAAGGACCGACCTGAGGAGAAGGTTGATATGCCAAGGGACTCAGGTTGCTACGAGAGCACAGAAAACCTGGCAAATGGCCGCGAGGAGACTGAAACAGAGCCTAAAACGAAACCTGCCGTAGATAAAGATgtagaaacagacacacagcttgAAGCAGTTCAGGAGAAACTGCAAGACCTTactgtggaggaggaggagtccTGA
- the xpnpep2 gene encoding xaa-Pro aminopeptidase 2 produces the protein MTFSGWILALCLLTLKGQSQATQAEGGKGSERNCSIVPPYLPPTAINTTRQLHDLRAVMKLYNISAYIIPGTDAHLSEYIAQRDARLTWMSGFTGSSGTAVVTQDKAVLWTDSRYWVQAERQMDCNWELEQDISISSITKWLIKELSDEDQVGFDPFLFSVDKFGAYNNNLAPAKRILTSIPDNLVDIIWATRPPLPPDNLTRLPDDFIERTWQMKVDHIRAHMVNNPYKPTAVLLSALDETAWLFNMRGNDIPFNPFFYSYTLLTLDKIWLFVHTKRLTEEIKVYLNSSCTLSHCVQLFEYETVREHLKKYLTELDVRVWVGTEYTNQALYELITPEEKLLQSEYSPVLTTKAIKDETEQKILRAAHVRDAVAVMQLLLQLERTVPEGKETELTAAELVNVYRSMQKFSKGPSFDTISASGPNAALAHYSPSNETARKLTTDEMYLIDSGGQYLDGTTDITRTVHWGSPTKFQKEAFTRVLMGNIEISRTIFPAGTRGVNMEMLGRRALWEVGLNYGHGTGHGVGNYFGVHEWPVGFQSNNIPFQQGMFTSIEPGYYKVNEFGIRIEDVAVTVPAKTMYGNNYLTFDTVSLVPYDRKLIDTSILSPEQLQWLDTYYLTIRNAMGPELMRQGLTDVYNWMMQNTEPFLKTESSAAVPSISLLLLLLSIALL, from the exons ATGACATTCTCTGGGTGGATTCTGGCTTTATGTCTGCTGACTTTAAAAG GACAAAGCCAAGCAACACAGGCAGAGGGAGGAAAAGGCAGTGAAAGGAACTGCTCCATAGTGCCTCCA taCTTGCCTCCAACAGCAATTAATACAACTAGGCAGCTACATGATCTGAGAGCAGTCATGAAATTATACAACATCTCGGCCTACATTATACCTGGAACAGATGCCCACCTG AGTGAGTACATTGCCCAGCGAGATGCCAGGTTAACCTGGATGTCTGGTTTCACTGGTTCTTCGG GCACTGCAGTCGTGACCCAAGACAAAGCAGTGTTATGGACTGATAGTCGTTACTGGGTTCAGGCAGAGCGCCAGATGGACTGCAACTGGGAACTGGAACAAGATA TTTCCATTTCCAGCATCACCAAGTGGCTCATCAAAGAGCTCAGTGATGAAGATCAGGTGGGATTTGatccatttctgttctctgtag ACAAATTTGGTGCCTACAACAACAACCTGGCTCCAGCAAAACGGATCCTCACATCTATTCCTGATAACCTGGTGGACATAATATGGGCTACACGGCCGCCTCTTCCTCCTGATAACCTTACACGTCTGCCTGATGACttcattg agagaACCTGGCAGATGAAGGTGGATCATATACGGGCTCATATGGTCAACAATCCCTACAAGCCTACAGCTGTCCTGCTCTCAGCTCTGGATGAAACAGCAT ggctCTTCAACATGCGTGGCAATGACATTCCCTTCAATCCATTTTTCTACTCCTACACACTGCTGACTCTTGATAAGATATG GCTCTTTGTGCACACTAAAAGGCTGACAGAAGAAATTAAGGTCTACTTGAACTCATCCTGCACCCTGTCACACTGCGTACAGCTGTTTGAATACGAGACTGTCCGAGAGCACCTCAAGAAGTACCTCACGGAGCTCgatgtgagagtgtgggtgggCACTGAGTACACTAACCAGGCCTTGTATGAGCTCATCACTCCAGAG gagaaGCTCCTGCAAAGTGAATACTCTCCAGTGTTGACCACCAAAGCAATCAAAGACGAGACTGAGCAGAAAATCCTTCGAGCAGCTCAT GTAAGAGATGCTGTAGCAGTCATGCAGCTCCTACTTCAACTTGAGAGAACTGTCCCTGAAGGCAAGGAGACTGAGCTTACTGCAGCAGAGCTCGTCAATGTGTACCGCAG TATGCAAAAATTCAGCAAGGGGCCAAGCTTTGATACCATTTCTGCAAGTGGACCTAATGCAGCTCTTGCCCATTATAG tcCATCTAATGAAACTGCAAGAAAGCTGACAACAGATGAGATGTATCTGATTGATTCAGGAGGGCAGTACCT TGATGGTACAACTGACATTACTCGCACCGTGCACTGGGGTTCACCCACTAAATTTCAGAAG GAAGCCTTCACAAGAGTGCTTATGGGAAACATTGAAATATCCAGGACCATCTTTCCAGCAGGAACTAGAG GTGTCAACATGGAGATGCTAGGGCGCAGAGCCTTGTGGGAAGTCGGTCTGAATTATGGTCATGGTACAGGTCATGGTGTGGGAAACTACTTTGGAGTTCATGAAT GGCCTGTTGGTTTTCAGTCCAATAATATTCCATTCCAGCAAGGCATGTTTACATCTATTG AACCTGGCTATTACAAAGTGAATGAATTTGGAATAAGGATCGAGGATGTTGCTGTTACTGTTCCAGCTAAAACAATG TATGGCAATAATTACCTGACATTCGACACCGTGTCACTGGTCCCCTATGACAGAAAATTGATTGACACTTCGATTCTCAGCCCTGAACAG CTCCAATGGCTAGACACATACTACCTGACCATCCGAAATGCAATGGGTCCAGAGCTGATGAGGCAGGGTCTGACGGATGTCTATAATTGGATGATGCAAAATACAGAGCCATTTCTGAAGACGGAGTCTTCGGCTGCCGTCCCCTCAATCTCACTCCTGCTGCTACTTCTGTCTATAGCTTTACTGTAG